A window from Roseburia sp. 499 encodes these proteins:
- the carB gene encoding carbamoyl-phosphate synthase large subunit codes for MPKNPNIKKVLVIGSGPIVIGQAAEFDYAGTQACRSLKEEGVEVILVNSNPATIMTDKEIADKVYIEPLTAPVLEQIILKEKPDSVLPTLGGQAGLNLGMELAESGFLEKNGVKLIGTTAETIFKAEDRQAFKDTMEKIGEPCAPSLVVHNVEDGIAFTNTIGYPVVLRPAYTLGGSGGGIAHNETELIDILTNGLRLSRVGEVLVERCIAGWKEVEYEVMRDAAGNCITVCNMENIDPVGVHTGDSIVVAPSQTLSDKEYQMLRTSALNIISELNITGGCNVQYALNPNSFEYCVIEVNPRVSRSSALASKATGYPIAKVAAKIALGYTLDEIKNAITGKTYASFEPMLDYCVVKIPRLPFDKFITAKRTLTTQMKATGEVMSICTNFEGALMKAIRSLEQHVDCMMSYDFSELSKEEVLKQLEVVDDRRIWVIAEALRKGVTYDEIHAITMIDHWFIDKIAILVEMEERLKKEELTVELLKEAKRIEFPDNVIARLTGKEETEIRDMRYANGITAAYKMVDTCAAEFAAETPYYYSCFGSENEAVETNDRKKVLVLGSGPIRIGQGIEFDYCSVHCTWAFAKEGYETIIVNNNPETVSTDFDIADKLYFEPLTPEDVESIVRLEKPDGAVVQFGGQTAIKLTESLMKMGVPILGTKAEDVDAAEDRELFDKILEQTEIPRAAGGTVFTAEEAKEVANRLGYPVLVRPSYVLGGQGMQIAYSDQEIEEFMEIINRIAQDHPILVDKYLQGKEIEVDAVCDGEDILIPGIMEHIERTGVHSGDSISVYPAPTISQEVKDKIVDYTGRLARALHVIGLINIQFIAMGEEVYVIEVNPRSSRTVPYISKVTGIPIVDLATKVIIGNTLKGMGYPTGLAPEADYIAIKMPVFSFEKLRGAEISLGPEMKSTGECLGIGKSFDEALYKAFLGAGVELPKHKQMIMTVKDADKPEAVGVAKRFEKLGYKIYATRSTAKYLQEHGVDALRINKISQESPNVMDLILGHKIDLVIDTPTQGRDKTRDGFLIRRNAIETGVYCITAMDTANALARSLEHASENSELNLVDIAKVKNI; via the coding sequence ATGCCAAAGAATCCAAATATCAAGAAAGTATTAGTAATCGGTTCCGGTCCTATCGTTATCGGACAGGCAGCAGAATTTGATTATGCAGGAACTCAGGCATGCCGTTCTTTGAAGGAAGAAGGCGTTGAAGTAATTTTGGTAAACTCTAATCCTGCAACAATCATGACAGATAAAGAGATAGCAGATAAGGTATATATTGAGCCATTAACTGCACCGGTATTAGAGCAGATTATTTTAAAAGAAAAGCCGGATAGTGTACTTCCTACCTTAGGAGGACAGGCTGGATTGAATCTTGGAATGGAGTTAGCAGAATCCGGATTTTTAGAGAAAAACGGAGTAAAGCTCATTGGTACCACAGCAGAAACCATTTTCAAGGCAGAAGACCGTCAGGCATTTAAGGATACCATGGAAAAGATTGGTGAACCATGTGCCCCATCCCTTGTTGTGCATAATGTAGAAGATGGTATTGCATTTACTAATACTATCGGTTATCCGGTAGTTTTAAGACCGGCATACACCTTAGGTGGAAGTGGCGGTGGTATCGCTCACAACGAAACAGAGTTAATCGATATTCTGACCAACGGATTGCGTTTAAGCCGTGTCGGTGAGGTTTTAGTAGAGCGTTGTATCGCAGGCTGGAAGGAAGTTGAGTACGAAGTAATGCGTGATGCAGCAGGTAACTGTATCACAGTATGTAATATGGAAAATATTGACCCGGTTGGTGTGCATACGGGAGATAGTATCGTAGTAGCACCTTCTCAGACCTTAAGTGATAAAGAGTATCAGATGTTACGTACTTCTGCATTGAACATTATTTCTGAACTGAATATTACCGGTGGATGTAACGTACAGTATGCGTTAAATCCAAACAGTTTTGAATATTGCGTTATCGAAGTAAATCCTCGTGTAAGCCGTTCTTCTGCATTGGCAAGTAAGGCAACCGGATATCCGATTGCAAAAGTTGCAGCAAAGATTGCATTGGGCTACACATTGGATGAAATTAAGAATGCAATTACAGGAAAAACATATGCAAGTTTTGAGCCAATGCTTGACTACTGTGTTGTTAAGATTCCAAGACTTCCATTTGATAAGTTCATTACAGCAAAGAGAACTTTGACAACTCAGATGAAGGCGACCGGAGAAGTTATGAGTATCTGTACTAACTTTGAAGGTGCTTTGATGAAGGCAATTCGTTCTTTAGAGCAGCATGTAGACTGCATGATGTCTTATGACTTCAGTGAGCTTTCTAAAGAAGAAGTGTTGAAACAGTTAGAAGTAGTAGATGATCGTAGAATCTGGGTAATTGCAGAAGCACTTCGTAAGGGTGTTACTTATGATGAGATTCATGCCATTACCATGATTGACCACTGGTTCATTGATAAGATTGCTATTTTAGTAGAAATGGAAGAGCGTCTGAAGAAAGAAGAACTTACTGTAGAACTGCTAAAAGAAGCAAAACGTATTGAGTTCCCGGATAACGTGATTGCGCGTCTGACTGGAAAAGAAGAAACAGAGATTCGCGATATGCGTTATGCAAATGGTATTACAGCAGCGTATAAAATGGTTGATACCTGTGCGGCAGAATTTGCAGCAGAAACACCATATTATTATTCTTGCTTTGGTAGTGAAAACGAAGCTGTTGAAACCAACGACAGAAAGAAAGTTCTGGTACTTGGTTCAGGACCAATCCGTATCGGACAGGGTATCGAATTTGACTATTGTTCCGTACATTGTACTTGGGCATTTGCCAAGGAAGGTTATGAAACAATTATTGTAAATAATAACCCGGAAACCGTATCTACCGACTTTGATATTGCAGATAAACTGTACTTTGAGCCATTAACACCGGAAGATGTAGAAAGTATTGTACGTCTGGAAAAACCAGACGGGGCAGTTGTTCAGTTCGGTGGACAGACAGCAATTAAGTTGACAGAAAGCCTTATGAAGATGGGAGTTCCGATTTTAGGAACAAAGGCAGAAGATGTAGATGCAGCAGAAGACCGTGAGTTATTTGATAAGATATTAGAGCAGACCGAGATTCCAAGAGCTGCCGGAGGAACTGTATTTACTGCAGAAGAAGCAAAAGAAGTTGCAAACCGTTTAGGTTATCCGGTACTGGTTCGTCCTTCCTATGTATTAGGTGGACAGGGAATGCAGATTGCATATTCAGACCAGGAAATCGAAGAATTTATGGAAATCATCAACAGAATTGCACAGGATCATCCAATTCTGGTAGATAAATATTTACAGGGAAAAGAAATCGAAGTAGATGCGGTATGCGACGGTGAGGATATTTTGATTCCTGGTATTATGGAGCACATCGAGCGTACCGGAGTTCATTCCGGAGACAGTATCTCTGTATACCCGGCACCAACTATCAGCCAGGAAGTAAAAGATAAAATTGTAGATTACACTGGAAGATTGGCAAGAGCACTTCACGTTATTGGTTTGATTAACATTCAGTTTATTGCAATGGGTGAAGAAGTGTATGTTATCGAAGTAAATCCACGTTCTTCCAGAACCGTACCATATATCAGTAAGGTAACCGGAATTCCAATCGTAGACCTTGCAACCAAGGTAATCATTGGAAACACCTTAAAAGGTATGGGTTATCCGACCGGACTTGCACCGGAAGCAGATTATATTGCAATCAAGATGCCGGTATTCTCTTTTGAGAAACTGCGTGGTGCAGAAATCAGCCTTGGACCGGAAATGAAGTCCACCGGAGAGTGTCTGGGTATCGGTAAGAGCTTTGATGAAGCATTGTATAAGGCATTCCTAGGTGCCGGAGTAGAGCTTCCAAAGCATAAACAGATGATTATGACTGTAAAAGACGCAGATAAGCCGGAAGCCGTAGGTGTGGCAAAGCGTTTTGAAAAACTGGGATATAAGATTTATGCAACCAGAAGTACTGCGAAATACTTGCAGGAGCATGGTGTAGATGCACTGAGAATCAACAAGATTTCTCAGGAATCTCCAAACGTTATGGACTTGATTCTCGGACATAAGATAGACCTTGTTATTGATACACCTACTCAGGGACGTGATAAGACAAGAGATGGTTTCTTAATCCGTAGAAATGCTATTGAGACAGGTGTTTACTGTATCACAGCAATGGATACTGCAAATGCACTGGCACGAAGCCTTGAACATGCAAGTGAAAATAGTGAACTGAATCTTGTAGATATTGCGAAAGTCAAAAACATTTAA
- a CDS encoding GNAT family N-acetyltransferase → MNIMPLKYCPKYKEQVIEWLNQEFGCKTSYGFYKELIEHSMEEDKLPITFVAIDNDVLVGTVGLWRGDLLSRQDLFPWLSALVVNQDYRNQKIGQRLQLFIEEYCRNKNYEEIYLYTDLVNYYEKTGWIAFDKGYEYMGGEVTIYKKSLKGLSNS, encoded by the coding sequence ATGAATATTATGCCATTAAAATATTGCCCTAAGTATAAAGAGCAGGTGATAGAATGGTTAAATCAAGAATTTGGATGTAAAACAAGTTATGGATTTTATAAAGAGTTAATAGAACATAGCATGGAAGAAGATAAACTTCCAATAACATTTGTAGCAATTGATAATGATGTCTTAGTAGGTACGGTTGGCCTTTGGAGAGGAGATTTACTTTCACGGCAAGATTTATTTCCATGGTTATCTGCATTAGTTGTTAATCAGGATTATAGAAATCAAAAGATTGGCCAAAGGCTACAACTATTTATTGAAGAATATTGTAGAAATAAAAACTACGAAGAAATATACTTATATACTGATTTAGTTAATTACTATGAAAAAACTGGATGGATTGCTTTTGATAAGGGATATGAATACATGGGTGGAGAAGTAACTATTTATAAGAAGTCTCTTAAAGGCTTGTCTAATTCATAG
- a CDS encoding GNAT family N-acetyltransferase, whose translation MEIKNLSNIFEVRKLTAEDVEIIYEMSCKNKIFYQYHPPVVTKESIMDDMKALPPGKGYNDKFYIGFFEGESLVAIMDLILDFPAEKISFIGLFMMNVEYQKNGIGSKIISECRNYLQTLGYKKIRLGVDKGNPQSNAFWRKNGFIPIDEDEYICMELVM comes from the coding sequence ATGGAGATAAAAAACTTATCAAACATATTTGAGGTTCGTAAATTAACGGCTGAAGATGTTGAGATAATTTATGAAATGAGTTGTAAAAACAAGATTTTCTATCAATATCATCCACCTGTTGTTACAAAAGAAAGTATTATGGATGATATGAAGGCATTGCCACCTGGCAAGGGATATAATGATAAGTTCTATATTGGATTTTTTGAAGGTGAAAGTTTGGTAGCAATCATGGACTTAATTCTTGATTTTCCGGCAGAAAAAATATCCTTTATAGGATTGTTTATGATGAATGTAGAATATCAGAAAAATGGTATTGGTTCGAAAATCATCTCTGAATGCAGAAATTATCTACAAACGTTAGGTTATAAGAAAATTCGTCTTGGTGTAGACAAGGGAAATCCACAGAGCAATGCTTTTTGGAGAAAAAACGGATTTATACCTATAGACGAAGACGAGTATATTTGTATGGAATTAGTTATGTAA
- the panD gene encoding aspartate 1-decarboxylase translates to MYLKMLKGKIHRAVVKQAELNYVGSITVDPELMAAAGILEYENVQIVDVENGNRFETYTIAGEPGSGMICLNGAAARQVLTGDHVIIMAYAQMTPEEAAEFHPQVVFVDEENKIKKVTTYEKHGQISM, encoded by the coding sequence ATGTATTTAAAAATGTTAAAAGGAAAAATTCACCGTGCAGTTGTAAAGCAGGCAGAATTGAACTATGTAGGAAGTATTACTGTTGATCCGGAGCTTATGGCGGCAGCAGGAATTTTGGAATACGAAAATGTACAGATTGTAGATGTAGAGAATGGAAATCGTTTTGAAACTTATACCATAGCAGGAGAGCCGGGAAGTGGAATGATTTGCCTGAATGGTGCAGCTGCAAGACAGGTTCTTACCGGAGACCATGTCATTATTATGGCATATGCTCAGATGACACCGGAGGAAGCAGCAGAATTCCATCCACAGGTAGTATTCGTAGACGAAGAAAACAAAATCAAAAAAGTAACGACATACGAGAAACATGGACAGATTTCCATGTAA
- the panC gene encoding pantoate--beta-alanine ligase has protein sequence MKIIKTIEELRPIIKGWKREGLTVGLVPTMGYLHDGHKSLIVKAVSENDKVVVSDFVNPTQFGANEDLSSYPRDIERDAALCEAAGADIIFHPEPEEMYFPDKCTFVDMDKLTKGLCGKTRPVHFSGVCTVVSKLFNIVTPDRAYFGQKDAQQLAVIKRMVRDLNFDITIVGCPIVREADGLALSSRNTYLNAEERKAALILNKSLTIGKEMIEAGEKDVEKVREAITKSLQTEPLAKIDYVEIVNSENMEPMEQINSSVLVAIAVYIGKTRLIDNVML, from the coding sequence ATGAAAATTATAAAAACAATCGAAGAACTCCGTCCTATTATTAAGGGATGGAAAAGAGAAGGGCTTACCGTAGGTTTGGTACCTACTATGGGATATCTTCATGACGGACACAAAAGCTTGATTGTAAAGGCAGTATCAGAAAATGACAAGGTCGTAGTTAGTGATTTTGTTAATCCAACTCAGTTTGGAGCAAATGAGGACTTATCCAGCTATCCAAGAGATATTGAAAGAGATGCGGCACTTTGTGAAGCTGCAGGAGCAGATATCATTTTCCATCCGGAACCGGAAGAAATGTACTTCCCGGATAAATGTACTTTTGTGGATATGGATAAGTTGACAAAGGGACTTTGTGGAAAAACAAGACCGGTACATTTTTCCGGAGTCTGTACTGTAGTATCCAAGCTTTTTAATATCGTAACACCGGATCGTGCTTATTTTGGCCAGAAAGATGCACAACAGCTTGCTGTTATCAAACGTATGGTGCGTGATTTGAACTTTGATATTACGATTGTAGGATGTCCAATTGTGAGAGAAGCAGATGGACTGGCTTTAAGTTCCAGAAATACATATTTGAATGCAGAAGAACGTAAGGCAGCACTTATTTTAAATAAATCCCTGACCATTGGAAAAGAGATGATTGAAGCAGGCGAAAAAGATGTAGAAAAAGTTCGCGAAGCAATTACCAAGAGCCTTCAGACAGAGCCATTGGCAAAAATTGATTATGTAGAAATTGTAAACAGCGAAAATATGGAGCCAATGGAGCAGATTAACTCTTCAGTATTAGTAGCAATTGCAGTTTATATTGGAAAAACCAGACTTATTGACAACGTTATGTTATAG
- a CDS encoding Rossmann-like and DUF2520 domain-containing protein, with product MKWRRIHIEIGIIGAGRVGTTMGKYIMVHGGNVQGFYSRTPDSAREAAQFCNTNYFKDLDSLIEVSDTLFITTNDGAIKEIWDCIAKKNVKGKVICHFSGSLSSDIFSNKESSGAIVCSVHPIYAFSNKFTAYQNLTEALFTVEGDAEALKRMQEVFALLPNRIVEIPTNAKAKYHAAASIASNQVTGLLWMAIELLKESGITEEIAYDMLEPLVKNSIDTIFFNGCKEALTGPIERGDLGTVEKHLKALEKPLWNQAYRAAGSLVTELAKEKNPDKDYGEIEQLLRESK from the coding sequence ATGAAATGGAGGCGAATACATATAGAAATAGGAATTATAGGTGCCGGCAGAGTAGGGACCACTATGGGAAAGTACATTATGGTTCATGGCGGAAACGTGCAGGGATTCTACAGTAGAACACCTGACAGTGCAAGAGAAGCGGCACAGTTTTGTAACACAAATTATTTTAAGGATTTAGATTCACTGATTGAAGTAAGCGATACCCTTTTTATTACTACAAATGATGGAGCGATAAAAGAGATATGGGATTGCATTGCGAAAAAGAATGTGAAGGGAAAAGTCATCTGCCACTTTAGTGGCTCATTATCAAGTGATATTTTTTCAAATAAGGAGAGTTCAGGCGCAATTGTCTGTTCTGTCCATCCAATTTACGCGTTCAGTAATAAATTCACAGCTTATCAGAACTTAACAGAAGCACTATTTACGGTAGAAGGAGATGCCGAGGCGTTAAAGCGTATGCAGGAAGTGTTTGCACTTTTACCGAACCGGATAGTAGAGATTCCGACGAATGCAAAGGCAAAGTATCATGCGGCTGCCAGTATAGCCAGCAATCAGGTGACAGGACTTTTGTGGATGGCAATAGAACTACTAAAGGAATCAGGTATCACGGAAGAAATTGCCTACGATATGTTAGAACCATTGGTAAAAAACAGTATCGATACGATTTTTTTCAATGGATGCAAAGAAGCACTGACCGGACCGATTGAAAGAGGCGACTTGGGAACGGTGGAAAAGCACTTGAAAGCTTTGGAAAAGCCGTTGTGGAATCAGGCATATCGAGCAGCAGGAAGTCTTGTGACAGAACTGGCAAAGGAAAAAAATCCAGACAAAGATTATGGTGAAATAGAGCAGTTGTTAAGAGAAAGTAAGTGA
- a CDS encoding class I SAM-dependent methyltransferase: MKDYSVQNKKAWEYNAYEFWVRTLGIPTERAKKDVENPMGMLKRYTEYFDSYDGIKVANICGSCGKKAIPLALLGSEVTIFDISEDNKKYALEVAKAANVNLNFEVCDILEIDLSQYENYFDVVFMEGGILHYFHDIDEFMSVIYSILKKGGKLICSDFHPFTKISDILNLQQPTMSYFSTDVFEGEMAHARFFDEDVRQKMPKCSYRKYTISEIINSIISNGLCLKKFDEHPAWTNEKIPGEFTAIAIK; this comes from the coding sequence GTGAAGGATTACAGTGTACAAAATAAAAAAGCGTGGGAATATAATGCCTATGAGTTTTGGGTTAGAACATTAGGAATACCGACTGAAAGGGCAAAAAAAGATGTTGAAAATCCAATGGGAATGTTGAAACGATATACTGAATATTTTGATTCATATGATGGAATAAAAGTTGCAAATATATGTGGTTCATGTGGAAAAAAGGCAATTCCATTAGCATTACTTGGCTCAGAAGTTACTATCTTTGATATTTCAGAGGATAACAAAAAATATGCTCTTGAAGTGGCTAAAGCAGCCAATGTCAATTTGAATTTTGAAGTTTGTGATATATTAGAAATAGATCTGTCTCAATATGAAAATTATTTTGATGTAGTGTTTATGGAAGGTGGAATTTTACATTATTTTCACGACATTGATGAATTCATGAGCGTTATATATTCCATTCTCAAAAAGGGAGGAAAGTTGATTTGTAGTGACTTTCATCCATTTACAAAGATATCTGATATCTTGAATTTGCAACAACCAACGATGAGTTATTTTTCTACGGATGTTTTTGAAGGTGAGATGGCACATGCGCGATTTTTTGACGAAGATGTGCGACAGAAAATGCCTAAATGCAGTTATAGAAAATATACAATCAGTGAAATTATAAATTCTATAATTAGTAATGGATTATGTTTGAAAAAATTTGATGAACATCCTGCGTGGACGAATGAGAAGATACCAGGAGAGTTTACCGCAATAGCAATAAAATAA
- a CDS encoding carbamoyl phosphate synthase small subunit, whose amino-acid sequence MKAFLILEDGTVFEGTSIGSTKEIISEIVFNTSMTGYLEVLTDPSYAGQAVVMTYPLIGNYGITPDMESTKPWPDGYIVRELSRMPSNFRCEGTIQDFLKKHDIPGIAGVDTRALTKILREKGTMNGMITTNENYNIDEIIPRLREYTTGNVVDKVTCETPSTLSGKGKKVALMDFGAKKNIARSLNERGCEVTIYPAHTSAEEILASKPDGIMLSNGPGDPKECTEIIKEIKKLYDSEVPIFAICLGHQLMALANGADTHKMKYGHRGGNHPVKDLETGRVYISSQNHGYVVDTDNLDPKVAVPAFVNVNDGTNEGLKYTGKNIFTVQFHPEACPGPQDSGYLFDRFINMMGGNQ is encoded by the coding sequence ATGAAAGCATTTCTAATATTGGAAGATGGAACTGTGTTTGAAGGTACAAGCATTGGTTCTACCAAGGAAATCATCAGTGAAATCGTTTTTAACACGTCAATGACAGGTTATCTTGAGGTCTTAACAGACCCGTCTTACGCTGGACAGGCAGTAGTCATGACATATCCATTAATTGGAAATTATGGTATTACACCGGATATGGAGTCAACAAAGCCATGGCCGGATGGATATATTGTAAGAGAATTATCCAGAATGCCGAGTAACTTCCGTTGTGAAGGAACCATTCAGGATTTCTTGAAGAAACATGATATTCCTGGAATTGCAGGAGTCGATACCAGAGCATTGACAAAGATTCTCCGTGAAAAGGGAACCATGAATGGTATGATTACCACGAATGAAAATTATAATATAGATGAAATTATTCCAAGATTAAGGGAATATACTACAGGAAATGTAGTTGATAAAGTAACATGCGAAACACCTTCTACTCTGAGTGGTAAGGGAAAGAAGGTTGCATTGATGGACTTTGGTGCAAAGAAGAATATTGCCCGTTCTTTGAATGAACGTGGATGCGAAGTAACTATTTATCCGGCACATACCAGTGCGGAAGAGATTTTAGCTTCTAAGCCGGACGGAATTATGTTAAGTAATGGACCTGGAGATCCAAAGGAATGTACAGAGATTATCAAAGAAATCAAGAAACTGTATGATTCAGAGGTGCCAATTTTTGCAATTTGTTTGGGACATCAGCTGATGGCATTAGCGAATGGAGCAGATACTCATAAGATGAAATACGGACATCGTGGTGGTAACCATCCTGTAAAGGATTTAGAGACCGGAAGAGTATATATTTCTTCACAGAATCATGGATATGTAGTTGATACGGATAACCTTGATCCTAAGGTGGCAGTTCCGGCATTTGTAAATGTAAATGACGGAACAAACGAAGGATTGAAATACACCGGAAAGAATATTTTTACGGTACAGTTTCATCCGGAAGCATGTCCGGGACCACAGGACAGCGGATACTTATTTGACAGATTTATCAATATGATGGGAGGGAACCAGTAA
- the panB gene encoding 3-methyl-2-oxobutanoate hydroxymethyltransferase, which yields MKNTVVTIQQAKENGEKVTMLTAYDYSMAKLIDEAGINMILVGDSLGMVMLGYEDTLSVTMEDMIHHTAAVARGAKNALIVADMPFMSYQTSVYDAVVNAGRLMKEGRAQAVKLEGGREVTEHIRAITNASIPVVAHLGLTPQSLNAFGGFKVQGKSEAAAKKLLEDAIAVEEAGAVAVVLECVPAKLAELISKRLTIPTIGIGAGAGCDGQVLVYQDMLAMFSDFKPKFVKHFAQIGEAMKAAFAAYSEEVKSGVFPAQEHTFKIDDEVIEKLY from the coding sequence ATGAAGAACACAGTAGTTACAATTCAGCAGGCAAAAGAAAACGGGGAAAAAGTTACGATGCTTACTGCCTACGATTATTCCATGGCAAAATTAATAGATGAAGCAGGAATCAATATGATTCTGGTAGGAGATTCTCTTGGTATGGTAATGTTAGGATATGAAGATACCCTGTCTGTTACTATGGAAGACATGATTCATCATACTGCAGCAGTAGCGCGAGGAGCAAAAAATGCGTTAATTGTGGCAGATATGCCATTTATGTCTTACCAGACTTCGGTATATGATGCAGTAGTAAATGCAGGAAGACTGATGAAAGAAGGACGTGCACAAGCAGTAAAGCTTGAGGGTGGAAGAGAAGTAACAGAGCACATTAGAGCAATTACCAATGCTTCCATTCCGGTAGTAGCACATCTTGGATTAACACCACAGTCCTTAAACGCATTTGGTGGATTTAAGGTACAGGGTAAATCCGAAGCAGCAGCGAAAAAATTATTAGAGGACGCTATTGCAGTAGAAGAAGCAGGTGCAGTAGCCGTTGTTTTAGAGTGTGTACCTGCAAAATTAGCAGAATTGATTAGTAAAAGACTTACAATTCCAACCATCGGTATTGGAGCCGGAGCAGGTTGCGATGGACAGGTGTTGGTATATCAAGATATGTTGGCAATGTTCAGTGATTTCAAACCGAAGTTTGTAAAGCATTTTGCACAGATTGGCGAAGCGATGAAGGCGGCTTTTGCGGCATATAGTGAAGAAGTCAAAAGTGGCGTGTTCCCGGCACAGGAACATACTTTTAAAATAGATGATGAAGTAATAGAAAAGTTATACTAG
- a CDS encoding inorganic pyrophosphatase: MNTFNNDFWKALDSLVNNSEIVIDRPKGTAHPRYPDFIYKVDYGYLKNTSSMDGAGIDVWVGSGDKQIDAIMCTVDLMKRDSEIKILIGCTEEEKQIVYQTHNETQYMKGILIRR, encoded by the coding sequence ATGAATACTTTTAATAATGATTTTTGGAAAGCATTGGATTCATTAGTAAATAATTCAGAAATAGTTATAGATAGACCAAAAGGAACTGCACATCCAAGATATCCTGATTTTATATACAAGGTTGATTATGGATATTTGAAGAATACTTCGTCAATGGATGGGGCAGGTATTGATGTTTGGGTTGGTTCTGGAGATAAACAAATAGATGCCATAATGTGTACTGTTGATTTAATGAAACGGGATTCGGAAATAAAGATATTGATAGGATGCACAGAAGAAGAAAAACAGATTGTGTATCAGACACATAATGAAACACAATATATGAAAGGCATTTTGATAAGACGATAA
- a CDS encoding DUF3267 domain-containing protein encodes MFNIHIKGKFENEAQLLQGKELSQKAVQFKEGRTLLEAFRLGFVLSLPIMLPMVILSVIRCSELDKHLEFDGSLIVAIVITVLLRQVLIYLHEFIHAIFYPKEAEKTVWKDLKQGAYFVYCDAEVTKIRFIVLCLAPSIILGIIPFFIWYIVAPILEAEWIICIMVLTWMMTFMSMGDFANVYNAIRQVPKNAKVFNHGMHSYWIE; translated from the coding sequence ATGTTCAATATACATATTAAAGGAAAATTTGAAAATGAGGCACAACTGCTTCAGGGGAAAGAACTTTCTCAAAAAGCAGTTCAATTTAAAGAAGGCAGAACTCTTTTAGAGGCCTTTCGACTTGGATTTGTGCTTAGCTTACCGATAATGTTACCAATGGTCATTTTGTCTGTAATTAGGTGTTCAGAGCTTGATAAACATTTGGAGTTTGATGGCAGTCTTATTGTTGCTATAGTAATAACAGTATTATTAAGACAGGTGCTAATCTATCTACATGAGTTTATTCATGCCATTTTCTATCCGAAAGAAGCAGAAAAGACTGTTTGGAAAGACTTAAAACAAGGGGCTTATTTTGTATATTGTGATGCTGAGGTAACTAAAATCAGATTTATAGTTCTTTGTCTCGCACCATCCATTATTTTGGGAATTATACCGTTCTTTATTTGGTATATTGTTGCTCCAATTTTGGAAGCGGAATGGATTATTTGCATAATGGTATTAACTTGGATGATGACATTTATGTCAATGGGAGATTTTGCAAATGTTTATAATGCTATAAGGCAAGTACCAAAGAATGCGAAAGTTTTTAATCATGGCATGCATTCTTATTGGATAGAGTAA